The Diceros bicornis minor isolate mBicDic1 chromosome 14, mDicBic1.mat.cur, whole genome shotgun sequence genome segment TTGTTATTATTCTTCACATCAAACTCCTTTTTCCTCAGATGTTGATGGCTCATATAAAGCTCTCTGACTGTACACCTGCAGTCCCCTTCAAGCCTCCATGAGAATTCACTTTATCCTGTGCCACAGCACCCAGAACTTCCAGATCACACAGCACTGTTTACTTAGATTTGAGTTTGTGGTTAGCAACTTTTGAGCTGCTTTGTATACCACATACTCATACCAACCCATTTTAAAACCTGATTCAGTGGTGGAGCTGAAAAATGAACCAAAAATGAACCAAACACCAATGATCCCATTTTCTCAAATCCTGAATTAGAGAGCAGTAAGACTAAGTTATTTCAGATTAGGGCTGGAATACAGTGATGGGAAATCCTGTGTTTTTCCAAAAAAAGACAGATCTGTTAGGTGGAGTAGGGTACATTTGGCAGATTTACATCTGCCAGGAAATCCATGAATCTTAGGTTAGAACTGTGGTATTTCAAAGAACATTTTGGTAGAAagacaatgaaaaagaaacagaggTAATATCACTGTGGAACTATTGGACAGACCTCAATATCCTGTTCCCAGAGTAGATTGTAACGCTGGACTAGAGAGGCATCTTGACAGAGGAGACTGTCTCACAAGATGACTTGACTGGGTAGAAATTGGAGAATAAAGTCTCACAGGCAGAGCAAACAGCATGAACAAAGATAGTGGAGGAAAGAAGGTAAGGGTGGGTACAGATGTAATACATATGTTTATAGGGATAGAGGTAAAAAGTGGAAGGAGGCCTACAATGCTCAGTTTCCTCTGTGAAAAAGGAGGCCAGACTTTTGGCTGGAAAAAGTATGGTGTAGCTTGTGAACACACCTGGTGAGAGTTTAGAATGGGAAAGAACGGTGAGCAAAGACGTACAAAAAGATTGCCCCAGCAGCACTGAAGATAACACTTATtttaaaagaggaggaatggagaAAAACTACTCTAGGAATGTTAAGGTGAACCTGACATTAAGAatcatttatatctatatctatatgtttCCAAATATCATTGATTTTACACTATTAATATACTTTTGGGATTGTCTAAATAGCATAAAGCGTTCTAGAATTTGGAAATGAGATCAGAAGCTACATAAAAACAATAATGTTAAGAACACTAGACATCTATGAAGTAACTCTCTCTAATGGATAATTTGAAATTGTGTTGCAAAGAGATTAAGGTACTGCTCCTTCCTGAGAGCTCTTCTTCCTGTCTCTTTCTGTCAAGAGCCACAGTCCTTCAAAACACTTATCTAATTCCATTTCCTTTGTAGGCCTTCAAGTGAttattttttctccctcctctgaaCTCTACAGTAACTAGTCACTTTCTTTTAGCATTTACTGTACAGTGTTTTTATACTTGTCTTGTTTTCCCACTTGGTAAACCCCCTGGGAAAGAGTTGGGTTTACCGTTTGTACCTACTGCAGGGCCTTGCAGTGCCTTTAACATAAAAGATGCTCAATTGCATCTGCTGAGTTGAGTTGGAGATAGATCATCAGAATCTGACCCTGGGACAGCTCCATCAAGTTGCAAATATTTAGGGAGGCTGAGTATGAAACCTTCGACAACTCTGTCCCTTTCTTCCGCATTTTAACTGCAACAAACTTTAAGAAAGTTGCTCTTTATAAATGTACTATCATCTTTCTCTAAGGGTGATAGCACTAGATTCCCAAtcaaaagagagacaaaaagttAGAATTTATGCCAAATATGGAAGAAAAgatgatacagaaaaaaatagaaagagttaAACAATCCCTTACCTTGATAAACCATGAGTCATGATATTGTCCTCAAGTGGTGTATTCAATACCAAGTAGTGTTTCACTGTATCGTAAGTGGTTAAATCtggcaacagaaagaaaaagaaggcttaaatattcattcattcgacaaTGAATGTCTTTTGTGACAAGAATATGCTAGGTGTGGAGCAGGAATGTGCACAAGGCTGAAAGATACCATTCTTGTTCTCAAGCAGGGGAAAGCAGAGCTACAGATGGagggggaggaaaagagggagagagacagacactcACTTATATCACTGGAACATCTGAATGCAGCCATGCCTAAAGTCAGCTCAACCCCTGGCCTTTTCAGTATTTGAGCTGATAAATTCCTTTTTTAGCCTAAGTTGGGTTGAGTTGAGCTGTCACTTATAAACAAAAGGTCCTGACAATTTTTCTACATTAAGCTTTTTACACTTTTTTCTAATGACAGTGGAGAGCTACTGAAGAGTTTTAAACAGGGGAGTGATATATCACAATACTGGAGTTTATAAAGATGACCAACACTGAAATATAGGGAAGTGAATTGTAAAGAGGCAAGAATGGATAGATAACGTTTGATCATTCACCATATActtgagtgcctaccatgtggtAGGCattattctaggcactggggaaagAGCCATGGACAAAATGAACAAAATCCCCATTCTCTGTTGAGAatgagacaataaacaaataagtaaaccaCACGGCATTTCAGATGGTAGTAACTGCTCTGAAAACAAATAAGGcaaggaaagggcagagagagtaACAGAGGGTGGAAAGATGGGggtatatgatttttaaaaagggtgACCAGGGAAGGCCTCTCAGTAACTTTTGAGCCGAGACCTAAAGCAAGCCTGAGAAAATAAACCTTGCAGATATTGAAGAGAAAGTGTCCCAGGCCAAAGAACAGGATGTAGTATAACCCTGAGGCAAAAGTCATCTCGGTATGTTGGAGGAACAGCCAGAATACTGTTGTAACAAGAACAGAGCAGGCAAGGGTCAGAGAATAGCAGAGTCCAGATGATGGAGAACCAAAAAAGCCAGGGGAGGCTTCTGAGCAGAAGTGACTGGCCTGGTTACTATTTacaaggatcactctggctgttcTGTTTAGAGTAGACTATAGGGAGGCAAGGCAAATGAGCTGTGAGACTACAGCAGCTATCCTGGTGAGAGATGATGATGACTTGCATAAGGTTGCTGTGGAGCACCAGTCAGATTCTGGATATGGatcttatgggttttttttttttttttgctgatgaagactggccctgagctaacatctattgccaatcctcctcttttttttttttttttgcttgaggaagattacacctgagctaacatctgtgccagtcttcctctattttgtatatgggtcactgccacagcatggctgacaagtggtgtaggtctgcgcctgggatcggaacccgtgaacctgggctattgaagtggagcatgccgaactttaaccactatgccaccaggctggtcccagaTTCTGGCTATGTTTTGAAGGCAGAATCAACAAGATTAGCCAGCAGACTGAATATGGACtgaaagaaaggaatcaaagatgaCTTCAAGGTTTTGAGTTTGAACAATCTGAATGACAGAGCTGCCATTTATGGAGATGGTGAAAATGAGAATTgactaatttaaatttttttaaataaaatggtaggCACTGGTGACCTTGATAAGAACAGTTTCAGAGGCATCGTGGAACAAAACGGCTGTGGGGTAGACatggggagaccagttaggagggtTTTGTAGTGGTCCAGTAGGAGGAGGCAAATAATACTTGGACAAAGGAGTGGCTCCAGGGATGAAGACAAGTAGACAAATTTGAGATATATCTGGGAGATAGAATTGGCTGGACTTggtgactgactggctataaagaGTAAGTGACTGGAAAGAGAACAAAATCATACCTTGGTTTCTGGGTTGTTCAACTGAAAAAATGGTGATATCATATTCTGAGACTAGGAAGAATGAAGAAGGAAGTGGTTTGATAAATGAGTTTGGTTTGGACACATTCAAagcaatatatttgaaataaccAAATGAAGATGCTGAGTAAATAGCTGGAACTTAGAAAAGAAAACCTGAGCTGCAATAGATTTTGAAGCAATGAATTGAGAAACTAGAATCAGAAAGGTTTCCTGACAACCAAAATATCTGCCAATATGATGCAGTAAACATGGATGGACTGAAatagcaaaatagaaaataaatttacttcCTTTTATGTTTAAGTGACGTATTACTATAACCCTCAAAAATGCTATTCATCAGTTTCTTAGAATTGTATAATTTTAGTCTTAGAAAGGATTctctcattcattaattcattcatcaaatgtttattgactaCGTATGAGGGGCTGGGAAAATAAAGAACAATAAAACACAGTCCTTGCCTTCATGGGGCTCGCAATCcagtggaggagaaggaagtgaaaTGAGGTACAAGCAAGGACAGAGATAAGCACAGGGAACCCCAGAAACACACACAAGGGCATCTAACACAAGACTAGGGAGGGGTGGTTGTGGGAGGTTCAGGAAAAACACACTGATGGAGAAGACACCTTAGCTGAGTATTCAAAGatctgcagaagaaaactaaacagaagaagagggaagaggacAGAGTGTACAGAGGTGAAGAACGATTGGGTATGTGCAGGCAGTGGAACCTCTTTACTCCTTTCTGCTTCACTGTGCTCCAGAATCAATGGAGTGTTCACGTCCCTGAAGGCCCAGGTTGGATTATGCAGACCTTCTATGTTATGTTAGGAAATTTCCACTTTATTCTGTAAGTGATGAGAAGCCAGTGAAGGGTTTTAAGGATACCAACAACATGTTCAGATCTGTGTTTTAGATAAATCACTCTGGATACTGGGTACAAATTTGAGGACAGAGGAGGAGACCAGTTAGGGGGCTGTGGCAGTGCTTTAGTTGGGAGGTCTTGATGGTTAGTAATATACAAATGGTCATTTTAAGGATACTAAGATAGTAGGTACTGGAGGGGGAAACTTAAGAaatagaagacagaagaaatcagTGACTGAACGCGGTAAGTGCGGGATAGGATGAGTTAAGGAAACATTCAGGTTTCTAGCCTGGGGTGCTGGGCTGTACAAGGTGGCTTATATAGCAATAGGAGCAGGATTATTGGGGGGAAAGATTTGGACAATTCGGATATAATGACTATCGCATGGTTACATAGACCAGTTTGAATCTCAGAGGAACGTGCGGCCTGGAGAGGAGACTTTAGAAATAGTTTGGTTTTATGTCCTGATTGCCGTAATTTGTTTGAAGAAATCTTTTTCACACATCACCATAGAATAAAGTGAAAATGCTCTAGGGAAAAGATTCAATTACGATATTACAACATAAAGGAAGACTTACCAGtatatattgttaaaaataataaaaatgttcattttccctGATATAAGGCTTATAATTATGATTAAGGCAATTAGGACCTCTCAGAACTCAATAAAGTTTCCATTACCTCCCATATTCACCAGCGCCGCTCTTTGTATATTGGGTACCCAGCCTGCCCAAAGCCCACGTACTCCTCCTTCAGCTAAGATTTTTGCAAATGCATGATGCACACCACGAAATCtaaggaaaataataatgaaatgtgAAAACTCTATGCATTCCTGTGTATGGAATGCAATTGGATAAGCGTCACCTATATAGCTGTTATGATTTGAAGTAAaataacatcttctttatccagaatTGTTATTAattaaagcaaaaccacataAGTCTAATTTCCAGATAAGTTTAATAATCCTTTAGAAAAAAGGCCAACATgtgatttaaacattttttatggaAATCTTTATAAATTGTGTCATCCTCTTTTTATCTTCCCGGGTTACTGAACAGATTAAAACTCCTTTCTTGACATTTTATATCATCAGTGCACATATTAATTATAGAAGGGAACAATGGTCATCAGATTACCGAGTTCATTTTATTAGTATTGTGGGAGACTGGCAAATTTTGTAATTTCACCAAATAACAACATTAAAAAACACTGATACTCACATAATctcataaaagaaatatttttagaccCAAAGGCAGGAAGGACAATCTCATAATAAGAGTTCTTAAAACTGAACACTTTTGGCTTcagaaaatttactatcttatCCTTATTTTTCTGTCACAGATAAAAAATGGTGCTGAGCCATGAACCAAATCTGGAAACCTCTGGTATAAAATAAAAGTCTGGGTTTTATATAGTCAGAAATACCTGGAGTCAGATGCCATctttaccacttactagctgtgtagctTTTACTCAGGCATTACACTCTCTCGGTCTCACCAAAAAGATAATATGAGATATTTATTGGGCATGCATGATTACTATTATGCCACATGGGAAGTTATGTTCACAAAAGATGGTCACAGTAGCTAAaatttattgtgcacttattaAATGCCaaactttttatatttatatatattttatatatattttataaataaataaaattatatatattttatatatatttatataaggcAACATCACTTCTCCCTACTACTCAGTAATTAGAAGTTGTTACAGATGACAAAATGGACCCTGGGATTCTGTAAACTACTTGGTTAGACAGAGTGATACCCTTTTCTCCCGTCATTCATATTCTCTCCCTGTTTCAAGGCTGAAGGGGAGCCCCGACTGCCACAGCCCAACCTCACTTTCCAGTGAGTCACCCAGAGGAGCAACAGAGCGAAGAGCAGTGGTCAGTGGTAAACTCCCAAAGGAGGCCCCAAACCCTCCTTCACCTCTGGCCAGCAGCATACCTGCAGTGTTCAGAGGGGCAGACCCCTTTGTACTCAGCTCAAAGCATCCTGTAGTTTTCCTCTTTCCTGGGAGAGGTCTATCTATTGGCAAGATTTTGCCCCTTTCCCAGGGGAAACTGGCTAAGTGGTATTTTAATAAATTGTTGAACATGAAGCCCTTTGAAGAAAGGCAGACTTTGATAATATAGGGTCATGCAATAGGAGGCTTTTATATTACAAAGTCATAATAAAAAACTTGCTTCAACttgggaaaaagaagagaagtgggATTAGACAGGCAGTGAGAAGAATTTGCAAGGTCAGCCTTGCTATTTCCCTTCTTTCAAGGAGAAACGGAAAGAAACCAAGCTTTTTGGCACCTTATGAGCCAAGCAGTCTAACTGTCATGCAAGCCTTTTGAATGGCCcctttgaaagatgaagaaacagagactagaaatGTTAAGTGACTTCCACAACACCAAGCCACAATGGCAAAATTGGGATTCACACCAGGGCAAATTTTAATTATCAGGTTCTTTATACCAAGCTGCAATGGGAGACAAGTCTAGCTGCCTTGGCTGGGAAAAGCAGCAGAGCTATGCACACATATAATTCGTCTGGCAGAGAACATGTATACCTtaccatgcaaagaaaagagctATCTCGGCTCTCCTCTTAATGAATATAACTTCTGGATTAAAAGTCAGAATTAATGTCTTTACTGAATTTTGGATTACAAAAATGCTTAAGTCACTAGGTAAATGTTCAAAATATGGTGGTGGCAAAGGGGAAAGGAAAGGTCTCAGTTAACTGGAGATCTTACCGCAGTGGTTTTCCTTCaagtttcctttttccttccatttgCATCTGAACCTTTACTAGGTCTGTTGGGTTGGCTAAAAATTGGCCAACAACACCAGCCATCATCCCTCCAATCACTGATTTCCTAATTATAAAAGGAGATACACTTTTTAAAGGTTACCATTAATTTCACAAATTTTGTAGTGAACAATACCGAGCTGGTACAGCCCTGCATAAGAGATTTAGGACAAAGTGAAGAAAAGGACAGACCAAACAAATCAGAGAGGAAAGTAGATGGTTTGCCTCCTTACTGATGGGAGGGTTAAAGGACCACAAGGAGTTGAAATGCAACTCTGAAATTTCAGGGGCTTACATGGCCTGAAATTCAAACAAAGGGCAGTAGCTTCAAAGACATCAACATCTGAACTGGTAATTTAATTGCACTTTAATTCTGACCACATGGGAATAAAAACAGCATAGATGTAATCAGTCTAACAGACAAAGGTTGGTAAGTAAAATTTTATGAACTACTATTTTAGTAGTTTTCCAAGTGAAGGGGGTTTGAAAACTTTCCTCTCTTGGAAGAAACTCTTTCTGTCCCTagactcttccttctcctcacctcccagagccAAGAGCGATCAGGTTGAGACTATTATACTTAAACACGGTTTGAATCCATCCTCTTCTCGCCCTTCCAGCCGCTCTTGTCTCAGGCCAGGCTCCAATCATCTCTTACCTAGATTATTGCCATAGTCACAACTTTGGGGGAAAAGGggaattttctctccttttactctaaaacaatatttgaagaggTACAAATGGGTATAGAGTAAAAAAGGGTCCCTAGTTCCCCTCCTCCAAAGCAACCACAGTGACTAGTTTCTCATGCCTTCCACAGATGATAATAATGCACTCACTGAATTTATGTCAGGCGCTCtgttaagcattttttaaaaatatcattttattctcACATCAACCCTATAACATTAGTACTCCTGTTATTtcctctttacagatgaggaaacggaggcataAAGCAGGTAAATGACAGCTCAAATCACACAACTAGTGAGTGGTACAGTAGCCAAGGTGTAACCAGGAGTGTGAGTGCAGGGCCTATAGTCTTAAACACTAAGTTACAATTGATAGTTTGTGCACACACCAACATATCTGTAtaaatattcctttttaaaagtgcAAATGTAGAATGCCAGGTTGTATACAGTTTTGCACTTCGATTTTTTCCGAATAGTCTATCTTAAAGGTTATCCCAGTCAGTTCATTGGAGctgcctcatttttaaaaatagtttcatagcattccattttatggatacacCATAATTTATATAACCAGCATAACTTTTCACGAAGAAATCTGAAGATTTACAAGACATTGATAGAccctgccaaattgctttccacagCACTTGTATCAGTTTACATTCCCCCTGACAACCTAGGAGGGTGTGTCTTTTTCTCCTCACAATGACAAGCACAGTACATTAtcattgttttttctctctgagaACCTCATAACCACTACTTCCTGTGACTGTTACATAATTCTAATTGTTTAGGCATCTGTCTCTATTACTGTGAGCTCAGTGATGGCAGGGACTATGTCTTTTTCATTACTACAGCCTCAGTATTAAGTATGGGACGGGCATGCCataatcattcaataaatacccACTGACTGAATGGCTGGTTCTGACTAGCTCAAAGGACATCAAGCCAATCCACCCTGAGAGCTGACTTCATAGTGAATACTTCCTTTGAACTCCTTACCTGTACCTTTCCCTTCTGGAGGGAATTATAAAATGCAAGGACTATTAATCTATTCCATCTCTAACTCCAGGAAAGCAATTAGTATAGCTTAGTACATTACAGTTTTTCAAACACAGGGCCAAGACACTTTGCCTGGAATGTGAATTCTGCCTATTGCCCTTTTCTCATAGTTGTGACTTGGATTTCTTTTAGCCAAGAAAAGATACTATAGACATCTTTATATGTTAGTCATATAAAACCTACCTTATTCTTTCAAAGCTGTGTTATGTTTCCCTGCataaatatatcataatttatctaACCACTTCCAAAttgatatttaaattaaaaaaattttttgctaCTAACAACGCTGCTACAGTcaatatctttgtgtgtgtgtgtgtgtgtgtgtctttatgcACAGGTACAAGTATTTGTGAATGATTATAATCATAAAGGAAGGGTTGCTGGGTCAAAAGAttacacattaaaaaattttaacaggtACTTTATGCTCCAAAACGGCTATAGTAACTTGTATTCTCATTAACAGTTTAATGGCTAAAAgatagttttaattaatttcccTGATTACTGGTAAGGTTGAACACTTTTAcatgtttaattaacatttatatttcttcttttgtgaattgcctaTTGGCATCCTTTCCCCATTATTCCTTtgtgttctgtatatattttttgatttatagGCGTTCTAtgtgtattatttataataacctatttttctctgtttctgttataaatgttagaaatgatatGCATTTACAGTCATCATCTCATCTAATCATACAAAAACAAAAGCCTGATGGTAGATATAGAGTAGCTAAGAAAACCGAAGATTAAAAAAAGgtgaagtaggggccggcccagtggtgcaagtggttaagtgagtgtgctccgctgcggcggcccggggtacgccggttcagatcccaggcacgcactgacacaccacttggcaagccatgctgtggcggcatcccatataaagtagtggaagatgggcacagatgtttgcccagggccagtcttcctcagcaaaaaaaaaaaaaaagaggaggattggcagatgttagcacagggctgatctcctcacacacacacaaaaaaaggtgaaGTAGTTTAACCAGATTGCATAGTAGTAGAGTAGGAATTGAAGCCCATTTCTTCTGATTCTAAAGCCCAAGCtttctcagtaaaaagaggaataaagaagGTGTTCTGTAAGaattcttttaatattaaaatattgaataatatagaaacaattttatatacatatgtacatgtatatttgtataaaatgtgcAGAAATTGCTCAATTATTTAGATTTATATtgcaattatttattattttatacaaatctaATGGATAAACATTAAAGAATTAGGGGCAATAGtatattattttcaaaacaaaacttaCCAAAGGGGATAATGCTTATCTTCAGTTTTGCCAAACACAACTTCACGGAGATGTTCGTATGTGACCATTCGACCTCCAGAGTACACTGTATAAAACAGATTATTAAAAAGGTGAATTCAGTtatatgtttaataaaataaGAGGACATTCTGACCTGGCTAGTCAGTCTCTCTAGCTGTGTGTTTCTCCCATGCGCCCTATGCTTCTGACACATGGGCTTCTTGATGTTTCTCCAAATGTGGCCTGCCTTTTTTATAAGCCTCAAGGCTTCTCACATGTGTGATCTTGCTTGAATGGATTCTCTCTTCTTTGCTTTGCTAACTCCTCCTAGTCTTTCAAGACTCAACTCAAAGAACATGTTTTCCAGAAAGTGCTCTCTGATCTTTCCTCCAGTGTTCTATACTGACACTGTACCTGCCATGCTTCTCCCCTGTTCCCCCAGAACTACCCAGGCTACATCTAATATGGCACTTATCATATTGATTAGAGAGTAACTTGATTTTCTTGCTCATCTTTCCATCAGACcacgggttttttttttttttttttttttttttgtgaggagatcagccctgagctaacatccgccaatcctcctctttttttttgctgaggaagacggccctgggctaacatcggtgcccatcttcctccactttatatgggacgccgccacagcatggcttaccaagcagtgcgtcggtgcgcgcccgggatctgaaccagcgaaccccaggccgccgcagcggagcgcgcgcacttaaccgcttgcgccaccgggccggcccccagaccaCGGGCTTTTTAAGGCAGGTTTTGTGTGTTTTCATTACTCTATATGTCCCAGTAGAGAGCTTGGTACATAGCAGGCATTTTCATCCAATACACGTGCATAACTTCATtggataatttattattttaaggtaATTTTTCAGTCAAATATCAAACATGAAATGAATCTTAACTGTAAAACCATATATGGTGGTCaacaaaatacaaatgaaaagaagtgaaactcaaaacaataatgagaagcaggggagaaatgtaaaaaaacaatagaaaataaaaatcattaaaatcagTACATGATATTCATGTAGAGAACTTTTCTTGATATTTCAGGAAGTTTGatgaagtattttaaatattcaaaaatatacaaagtacCAAAACAATAACAGTCTTTATGCACACTTCTGGATAGTTCTTGATGAATACACTCTAACTCATCTGAAGAactgaagctttaaaaataagaagTCAGTAAATATTAGCACTGGGCACTTTTCTGATCAAGGGTCCTTACATACTTCAGGAAACGTGGtgaatgtaaaggaaaaaaatgccacAGCTGCCCCACTTCCTTTTGAAGACAACTTTATGTTCTGTCCACAAGCTAAAAACTCAACAACTTCTGTCTCTGTGAGTGCCACTTTGGAAGCAGAGCAGAAAAGTGTTCTCATTGGCTACAGTGTAGTTACgactgttttcttttaagagggACTAAAGACCCACACGGCTAGTTAGGGAGTCTGAGGAACAGAGGCAGAAACCACCAGCGCTGCATTTCCTCTCTTGCCAGACTTGGGTTAGACAGTCGTCCCTGCCCTCTTTCAGAGTAGCCTGGTCTCTAACGTGTGCAACTGAGACTGGTGAGATATGGCATTGtggtcaaatatattttaattttcaaagaacataaaaaatttaaattttgtgtttaaaGTTTCTGAAGTggataaaaatatcaattattcatgtttttctttcttaaagtttaaaaaaactttttattaggaaaattttcaaacacacagaaaagtagagaaaataatataacTCCTATATTTATCACTGAGATTTATCAATTGCTAAgatttttgccatatttgcttcatttttttttgcttaattattttaaagtgcaTTACAGACATCATGacagtttattcctaaatacttcTGTATGCATTTCTAAAAATTTAAGGCAATACTTCCTTAAAACAATTGGTAGTTAATTTTCTTCTTAAGAAACTATATATTTATCACATTCATAGAAAAAACTAATTGGTTTTTGGATACAGCTAAACAGAAAAGCAGAGGAGACAAACACAGAACTCATAACAAACTTACCAGCTAGAATAAAGATAAATACCTATGTGTCTGTAAATGGCGGGTGTCACTCCTTGCCAAAGCTTTAGAAAGCCTTCCTCTTGGACAATCCCTAGGGCTGTGCGCACCATGCCCCTATAGGGAGCAGATTCTCTTGCACTGTCTCCCAACCGAGCAAGGGCAGCTTCTCCTTGCATTTGGAGTCGAGTTTTTGTAAGATCGAGAGGAAAGGTTGCTAACAAACAAAAAACGAGGAGGAAACCGACAACAttcagagaaacaaacaaaaattctaaaattctaaaagCATAGGACTAATATTTTAGTCACCACAagatcagtagttctcaaatttTAGAACACATCAAAATCAGCTTGGGAGATTGTTAAAAATTACAGATTTCCTAGCCCCATACCTATGGATTCTCAATAGGTTGATGTGGGTTTAGAAATCAGTTGATTCTTCTGCACTCCCAAATTTAAGAATCACTGTCCCAGAGCACCCGAGATCACCATGAAAACAAAAGTGACAAgccttagaa includes the following:
- the SLC25A27 gene encoding mitochondrial uncoupling protein 4 isoform X4 is translated as MSVPEDEERLLPLAQRWPRASKFLLSGCAATVAELATFPLDLTKTRLQMQGEAALARLGDSARESAPYRGMVRTALGIVQEEGFLKLWQGVTPAIYRHIVYSGGRMVTYEHLREVVFGKTEDKHYPLWKSVIGGMMAGVVGQFLANPTDLVKVQMQMEGKRKLEGKPLRFRGVHHAFAKILAEGGVRGLWAGWVPNIQRAALVNMGVSEYDITIFSVEQPRNQGMILFSFQSLTLYSQSVTKSSQFYLPDISQICLLVFIPGATPLSKYYLPPPTGPLQNPPNWSPHVYPTAVLFHDASETVLIKVTSAYHFI